DNA sequence from the Acidobacteriota bacterium genome:
CCGGGGATCGATCTCGATCTGCCGCTCCGCCAGCTTCGACCGATAGTCCTCGGCGGAGGTCACGGCAAAGGGCTCCGGCGAGAGCACCGGGTGCCCGACGGTAGTGTCGCCGCTGGCGACGCCGAAGAGCTCGAAGGGCACCACCTCGCCATTGAACAGAGCCACCACCCCGTGCACCGGCCGCACCCACGGCCCGGTGCCGGTGCCCCAGTGCATATTCTTCGCCCAGGACAGCTCGCGCAGAATCTCCGGCACCATCTCCGCCAGCACCTGCGGGGCCGGCCGACCGACGATGGAGCGCAGCGCCGAGACGTATTCACCGCGGTCGGTGTCGATGCGCTCCAGCTCCTCCGGCTCCAGCTCCACTCGCTTGGCAAAGCCCAACAGCGCCTTGGTGGGATTGCCGTCGCCATCGAAGGCCACCTTCGCCGGTGGCCCCATGAGGCGCTCCTCGCGGTCCGGCTCGGTCTCCGGCACCCCCGCCAGGATCAGCATCAAGCGCCGCGGCGTGTAGCCCGTCTCCACCCGCCGGGGGCCCAAGCCCCGGGTGGTGAGATCCTCGAACAGCCGCTCCGCCAGCTCCTTGACCGCCGGCTCGAGCATGCGGGTGGGAATCTCCTCCGCCCGCACCTCCAGCAGCAGCTCACCGTTGGGCTCCTGTCCCGCTCCGCGCTTGCTGGCGCTCATGCCTCACCTCCCGCCGCCGCAGCGGCTTCCGGCAAGAGCGGGAAGCCCTGCCGTTCCCGGCTCTCCAGGTAGCTTTCAGCGCAGGCCACCGCCAGATCCCGCACCCGCTTGATCAACGCCACCCGCTCGGTCACCGACACGGCGCCGCGGGCGTCCAGCACGTTGAAGAGATGGGAGCATTTGAGCGCGCATTCATAAGCCGGCAGCACCGCTTCCGCCTCCAAACACCGCCGCGCCTCCTTCTCGTTGCCGTCGAATTGCAGCTGCAGGAAGTCGACGTCGGCGAGCTCGAAGTAATAGCGCGACATCTCCGCCTCGTCCTGATGCCGCACCTGCCGGTAGGTCGGCCCGCCGGGCACCCACTCCAGGTCGTAGACGTTGCGCGATAGCCCCAGGAACATGGTGATGCGCTCCAGCCCGTAGGTGATCTCGGCGCTGATGGGCGAGAGCTCGATGCCCCCGGCCTGCTGGAAGTAGGTGAACTGCGTGATCTCCATGCCGTCGAGCATCACCTGCCATCCCACGCCCCAGGCTCCCAGCGTCGGCGCCTCCCAATTGTCCTCCTCGAAGCGCAGATCGTGCTGCGTCAGGTCCAACCCCAGAGCCTCCAAGCTGCGCACGTAGAGTGCCTGGATGTCGTCCGGGTTGGGCTTCAAGATGACCTGGAATTGGTAGTGCTTGCCGAGCCGGAAGGGATTGTCCCCATAGCGCGCATCCGCCGGCCGCCGCGACGGCTGGACATACGCCACCCGCCAGGGCTCGGGCCCGAGGACCCGCAAAAACGTATCGGGGTGCATGGTCCCCGCCCCCATCTCCAGATCGTAGGGCTGCTGCAACACGCACCCCTCACCGGCCCAGAAGTTGGTCAGGCGCAGGATCACATCCTGGAATGACTGCATGGTCGATGACCTCGTACAAGAGATTTCGTGGCTTCCGCCCCAGAGCTCCAGGCCCCAGAGGGAGCCCCGACGCTACCGAATTGGCGGGCTGGGGTAAAGGCTGGGGCGGGACCAAAGGCGGATCTCGGCGCACTCGAGGTGCTCGGGGCTGTTGTCGTAGACGATCTCCGCATCTGCGGGAATGGGCAGGCTCGCGAAGGCTTCTTCGAAATTTGCCACAGCCTCCCCAACCTTCAAGTCGTCGTAGGACAACCGCTCTGCGCTAGTCGTATTGATCTCAGGGGACCATCCAACTAGGGAGACGAGTCAAGAAATCGAGGCAACGCAAAGCCGCTCGACGAGCTTGTTCCTGCGCGGTACGGTGTCCCTGATCGCCGCCACGAAAACAGCGCTCGTTGATCTCTTGACGCGCGTCATAGCGTTCGAGAGTCCGGCGAAAATTCTCTTCCAGACTTTTGGGGTTCATCCCCGGAGTGCATCGCCTCCCAGCGCCCTTGCAAGCCCGATCCACCAAAAACTGCAGGAGCCCTTTCTCATTAGCGTCGCAGTCGCTGCATCTGGGGTGGTCGAGGCTCTGGCCGCTGTGGGTGATGGCTGTGAGCCGGCGTTTCGAGAGGGGCACCAACGGATCGTCTGCGAATTCAAACCAAGCCTGCTCGATGAAGTTTCCGGGCGTGTAGCACCACCTGCAAGGCCCCACCGGGCCCCGTCAGCAAAACTGCCGCACGTAGCCTCTTCCGGTCGTCTTCTTCGAACGCCTGTTCGAATTCCAGAGAGCGGTACAGAAGGAAGAGGCAGAATAGACAGATGGGAATTCCAATGCCTCCAAGCAGGAGGAGAACGTTCTCAAGGAACTGAAGATTCCACTGAACGTAGACCACGGCGATTAGAAACCCCGGCCAGGCGACTCCCGCGAGTGCTGTGAGGCTCCTGACTGCCCACCTATAGGAATCAAGCTCGATGGTGGGTTTCTTATTACTAGATTCTCGCATTGAGTACTTCGCTACCTTTTCTGAACATCGCAGGTGCTATAGGCAATGCCTGCGCCTAGCGACTTCGCGATGCCAACTACCACGGTTCGCTTTCCAGTAGAGAGCGGCCCTTTGCCGCAACCGGACACAGAGACGGTGACGAAGAAAACATTGCCCACGATGGAGCTCTGGTCACCCAGCAAATCATCCTCAGAGCAGCCGCAAGCTGCAGGTGCGAAGGGCGTACCTGTTTCGACGCCGATGCCGAGGCCGAGTATAGGACCTCCCAGCCAGCAGGTGGCTTTCACTTTGACTTTTGCCATTGGGCTGGATAAACATTTAAATGATCCCCGTGAGTGTGAGAAGCCACCTCCCGCTGCAAATGAAAAGCCCCATCCTTCGTACTGCCACTCACCCCCGGGGCATTCGTCGTTGCACTTGCAGGCTTGAAGGCCAGCAGGGTCGATCAGATTAGTGGGGTTACTCAGAGCATAGATAAAGGGGTCAACCACGGTCCTTTGCACAACTAGCAGTGGATCGACCTTTCCGTAGCGCCCCACCTGAGGCTGGTACCACCTATTGAGGTTATATACGATGCCCTCCCCCTCGCTCGCCTCCTCCCAAATCCCATCCTCCCACTGCCCCGGAAACCGCAGATCCACTCCCGCCACGCTCGCCCCCGAGTAATCCGAGCCAAACGGCTCGAAGCCGCCCTGCCACAGCTCCATCCCCGCCGCATCCGTCGCCAGCACCGGAGTGCCCAGGTGATCCACGCTCAACCACCTCACCTCCGCGACACCGCCCACCGGAACATCCATCTGCGCCACCGGCCTGCCGGCGAAGTAGAAGTAGTAGCGAGTGCCTTCCTCCGTCGGACCGGTGAAGTGGGTGACGGCGTGGAGGAGCCCTTCGGAGCTGTAGACACTCACCAGCGAGGGGTTGGTCGAACAATCCGCGGTGCCAGCTCCGATGTCGGAGCCGACAGAGCTTGTCCAGCACGAGCCGTCTCCGGCTTCGAATCCGTCCACGAAGATCTCGCTCAGCGAGCTCGCCTCGGCGCTCGCCAGGAAGCTGCGAGGATTCTTCTCGAGGGGATCGCCTTCGGTAGAGAGCGCTCCAGGCGCTCTCGGTGCCATCTCCCCAAAAAGGCGCTGAGAGGGTCACTGTCCAAGCTCTGAATCCTGGTCCATCCCATCAATTGCCGCCTGGATCTCCCGGGCTGAGAGTTCCGAAGGATGCAGCTCCTGCAAAAGCTGCAGGCTAGCGCGTAGCGCATCCTTCTGGTTCTCGGCAAGACCATCCATCCGCTCCCGGTGGATTGCTTTCAGAGACTCGAGCCCTGGAGTCTCCAGAGCTACCAGGAGAGCCATCGGTGCAAGATCGACATCGTCCCAAGCCACCAAACTCAGCCTAGCCCAGGCAGGAAGGTAGAACCGGAAGGCAGTCGGAGTTAGGAAGTACAGGGCTGAGCTGTCGTTCGCTATTTCCTCTGCGGTGATGTCCCTCCAGTGCCTGCCAGAAATGCGTTTACGGATCTGGGCGCACTCGAGATGCTCAGGGCGGTTGTCGTAGACGACCTCTCCCTCTGCAGGAATGGGCAGACTCGCGAAGGCTTCTTCGAGCCTGGCAAGGGTCTGGAGTATCTGGGTATTCGCTTTGGGCACTCTACGCCTGC
Encoded proteins:
- a CDS encoding DUF6714 family protein, whose translation is MPKANTQILQTLARLEEAFASLPIPAEGEVVYDNRPEHLECAQIRKRISGRHWRDITAEEIANDSSALYFLTPTAFRFYLPAWARLSLVAWDDVDLAPMALLVALETPGLESLKAIHRERMDGLAENQKDALRASLQLLQELHPSELSAREIQAAIDGMDQDSELGQ
- a CDS encoding RHS repeat-associated core domain-containing protein; protein product: MDGFEAGDGSCWTSSVGSDIGAGTADCSTNPSLVSVYSSEGLLHAVTHFTGPTEEGTRYYFYFAGRPVAQMDVPVGGVAEVRWLSVDHLGTPVLATDAAGMELWQGGFEPFGSDYSGASVAGVDLRFPGQWEDGIWEEASEGEGIVYNLNRWYQPQVGRYGKVDPLLVVQRTVVDPFIYALSNPTNLIDPAGLQACKCNDECPGGEWQYEGWGFSFAAGGGFSHSRGSFKCLSSPMAKVKVKATCWLGGPILGLGIGVETGTPFAPAACGCSEDDLLGDQSSIVGNVFFVTVSVSGCGKGPLSTGKRTVVVGIAKSLGAGIAYSTCDVQKR
- a CDS encoding glycine--tRNA ligase subunit alpha, translated to MQSFQDVILRLTNFWAGEGCVLQQPYDLEMGAGTMHPDTFLRVLGPEPWRVAYVQPSRRPADARYGDNPFRLGKHYQFQVILKPNPDDIQALYVRSLEALGLDLTQHDLRFEEDNWEAPTLGAWGVGWQVMLDGMEITQFTYFQQAGGIELSPISAEITYGLERITMFLGLSRNVYDLEWVPGGPTYRQVRHQDEAEMSRYYFELADVDFLQLQFDGNEKEARRCLEAEAVLPAYECALKCSHLFNVLDARGAVSVTERVALIKRVRDLAVACAESYLESRERQGFPLLPEAAAAAGGEA